In one Candidatus Eisenbacteria bacterium genomic region, the following are encoded:
- a CDS encoding NAD(+)/NADH kinase: MNSFKRIAIDPNLSKPGCDAAVRNLTNWLESRGHEVIVPPHVLPTPKGARVAERDDLAKESDLVVVLGGDGTLLSTARRVYPHRVPILGVNFGGLGFLTDISVEEMFPALEGVLAGDYRRETRILLRAAIIDEAGRTRDRRLAMNDFAIHEVGHRLLTLFPKIGESEMGEVKADGLIVATPTGSTAYSLSAGGPIVEPTLRALIATPICPHILSMRPILFPSDQSISVRFAPPEARVQVVADGQEAVDLGPGEQVLIRRAGGTIEFLLSRKSSFYDVLKEKLKWGG; this comes from the coding sequence GTGAACAGTTTCAAGCGGATCGCCATCGACCCGAACCTCTCGAAGCCAGGGTGCGACGCGGCGGTTCGGAACCTCACGAACTGGCTCGAGTCCCGCGGCCACGAGGTGATCGTCCCGCCCCACGTCCTTCCCACGCCGAAGGGAGCGCGCGTCGCGGAGCGCGACGATCTGGCGAAGGAGTCGGACCTCGTGGTCGTCCTCGGCGGGGATGGAACGCTCCTCTCCACCGCGAGGAGGGTCTATCCGCACCGTGTCCCGATCCTCGGAGTGAACTTCGGCGGTTTGGGCTTCCTGACAGACATCTCCGTGGAAGAGATGTTCCCTGCCCTGGAAGGCGTGCTGGCGGGCGATTACCGGCGGGAGACGCGGATCCTCCTCAGGGCCGCGATCATTGACGAGGCCGGCCGCACGCGCGATCGTCGCCTCGCGATGAACGACTTCGCGATTCACGAGGTCGGCCATCGCCTGCTGACCCTCTTCCCCAAGATCGGCGAGAGCGAGATGGGCGAGGTCAAGGCCGACGGCCTGATCGTCGCGACGCCGACCGGGTCGACAGCCTACTCCCTGTCGGCCGGCGGACCGATCGTCGAGCCTACTCTTCGGGCGTTGATCGCGACGCCGATCTGCCCGCACATCCTCTCCATGCGGCCGATTCTCTTCCCGAGCGACCAATCGATCAGCGTCCGCTTCGCGCCGCCGGAGGCGAGGGTGCAAGTCGTGGCCGACGGCCAGGAAGCGGTCGATCTCGGCCCAGGCGAGCAGGTCCTGATCCGCCGCGCAGGGGGGACGATCGAGTTCCTTCTCTCCCGTAAGAGCAGCTTCTATGACGTCCTGAAGGAGAAGCTGAAGTGGGGAGGATGA
- a CDS encoding diguanylate cyclase, whose amino-acid sequence MPVSQERPGDLNRLLMEILDLGETDRACARQRALAGICRGLEVDVLYTVIPGEGGWVKSAVGPDGGLGTQTAAHLTGVARHVLSRRSRFLETRVQAHGGFHRHQDGWPGLDVGSYIALPIHRRGKCHGVLVLLRSAERPSFRTEDLVAAELLGDALAISEANDQRLAEVERLARTDAATTLPNQRELREILRRALLRTARLGLPLSLLLIEVDPGARVALRRGRAAADARLREVAGALARSIRGSDHLTHYCGSALALVLPETPRDGALVLVARLKQALARMMSDLGLGEDCACSWGVASAPDDGTDVARLLHAAAEALHVDLREMLAGPAGGVTETPAPAGKTVVAPLPHAGASAGRPVSSPTDGAAASPGGLAA is encoded by the coding sequence GTGCCGGTCAGCCAGGAGAGGCCAGGGGATCTCAATCGGCTCCTCATGGAGATCCTCGATCTCGGAGAGACCGACCGCGCATGCGCGCGGCAGAGAGCCCTCGCGGGGATCTGTCGGGGCCTGGAGGTCGATGTTCTCTACACGGTGATCCCCGGAGAGGGCGGATGGGTCAAGAGCGCGGTGGGTCCCGACGGAGGCCTCGGGACGCAGACCGCCGCCCACCTCACGGGCGTGGCGAGGCATGTGCTCTCGCGACGTTCCCGATTCCTCGAGACCCGTGTGCAGGCGCACGGAGGGTTCCATCGCCACCAGGACGGGTGGCCGGGTCTTGATGTCGGCTCCTACATCGCGTTGCCGATTCACCGCCGGGGAAAGTGCCATGGAGTACTGGTTCTTCTTCGCTCCGCTGAACGGCCATCCTTCCGCACGGAGGACCTCGTCGCGGCGGAGCTGCTCGGCGATGCCCTAGCGATCAGCGAGGCGAACGACCAGCGGCTCGCGGAGGTCGAGAGGCTCGCCCGGACAGACGCGGCAACGACCTTGCCCAACCAGCGCGAACTCCGCGAGATCCTCCGTCGTGCGCTTCTGCGGACGGCGCGCCTGGGGTTGCCGCTGAGCCTTCTGCTCATCGAGGTCGATCCGGGTGCGCGGGTCGCCCTGCGTCGCGGACGCGCGGCAGCGGATGCGAGGCTGCGCGAGGTCGCGGGCGCCCTCGCTCGGAGCATCCGCGGAAGCGACCATCTGACCCACTACTGCGGCTCTGCGCTCGCCCTCGTTCTCCCGGAGACTCCGCGCGATGGGGCCCTTGTCCTCGTAGCCCGTCTCAAGCAGGCCCTGGCCCGCATGATGTCGGACTTGGGCCTCGGCGAGGATTGCGCCTGTTCCTGGGGCGTCGCCTCGGCCCCCGACGATGGGACCGACGTCGCCAGGCTCCTGCATGCGGCCGCGGAGGCCCTTCACGTCGATCTGCGCGAGATGCTCGCGGGACCGGCCGGGGGCGTGACCGAGACCCCCGCGCCGGCCGGCAAAACCGTTGTCGCGCCGCTTCCGCACGCCGGCGCCTCCGCCGGTCGCCCCGTCTCCTCGCCGACGGATGGGGCCGCCGCGTCCCCCGGCGGTCTCGCGGCCTGA
- the xseB gene encoding exodeoxyribonuclease VII small subunit gives MKAKHPSPEGGAPLSFEEALARLEKIVQALEGQELPLEQTLALYEEGTLLAKECGRRLDEAEQRIRSLAPQETAGSGEREEQDEEEDSGDSGLPF, from the coding sequence ATGAAGGCGAAGCACCCCTCTCCGGAAGGAGGGGCGCCTCTCTCTTTCGAGGAGGCGCTTGCGAGGCTCGAGAAGATCGTCCAGGCGCTGGAGGGACAGGAGCTGCCCCTGGAGCAGACCCTTGCGCTCTACGAGGAGGGGACGTTGCTGGCGAAGGAGTGCGGGCGGAGGCTCGACGAGGCCGAGCAGCGAATCCGGTCGCTCGCCCCGCAGGAGACGGCCGGCAGCGGCGAGCGCGAGGAGCAGGATGAAGAAGAGGACTCGGGCGACTCGGGACTCCCGTTCTGA
- a CDS encoding HAD family hydrolase: protein MPARSAARDGRETVGSASRFPGCGGRAVLMGKRAVFLDRDGTILQLIPYLHEADRVRLLPGVAESLRRLGEAGYGRILVTNQSGVARGWFGMDDVEGVHDRLLYLLRAEGADLDGIEICPHHPDHTGPCSCRKPASGMIERAALRFGLSLKESWVIGDRMDDLLAGAALGCRGILVLTGYGQEEARLRDPARLADACYVAHDLAAAVAHLIAVDGSVGPPA, encoded by the coding sequence ATGCCTGCGCGATCTGCAGCCCGAGATGGTCGCGAGACGGTTGGCTCTGCATCTCGCTTCCCCGGCTGCGGAGGGAGGGCGGTCCTGATGGGAAAGCGCGCGGTTTTTCTCGACCGGGATGGGACGATTCTCCAACTGATCCCATACCTCCACGAGGCGGATCGGGTTCGTCTGCTGCCCGGCGTCGCCGAGTCGCTCCGGCGCCTCGGGGAGGCGGGATATGGGAGGATCCTCGTCACCAACCAGTCGGGAGTCGCCAGGGGCTGGTTCGGTATGGACGACGTCGAGGGGGTCCACGATCGGCTGCTCTATCTTCTTCGGGCGGAAGGGGCCGATCTGGACGGCATCGAGATCTGCCCGCATCATCCTGATCACACAGGTCCCTGCTCCTGCCGCAAACCGGCGTCGGGGATGATCGAGCGCGCCGCCCTGCGGTTCGGTCTCTCCTTGAAGGAGTCGTGGGTCATCGGAGACCGGATGGATGACCTTCTGGCCGGTGCCGCCCTGGGCTGCCGGGGCATCCTGGTCCTGACCGGCTATGGACAGGAGGAGGCCAGGCTTCGCGATCCCGCCCGTCTCGCGGATGCCTGCTACGTCGCTCACGATCTTGCCGCCGCGGTCGCTCACTTGATCGCTGTCGACGGGAGCGTTGGGCCGCCGGCCTGA
- the recN gene encoding DNA repair protein RecN, giving the protein MLERLRLESFVILSEAEIAFGKGLNAVTGETGTGKSILIDAIGFLAGGRGDTDWIREGAGSLMVEGLFNLERLPAAAAMAERLSCAPQSGRIHLRRELGRGGKGKAWIQGRNARLSDLRALGECCLAIHAQGEHRRLLDPAVQLDLADRFAGCLPERDAYAAARTRWRDLAGDLDASRRRLEDLLDKEEWHRFQLEEIDRAGVSPGEEAALRERRIAAASGRRSAEARDDLEAGLFEQEGSCADRLESALHGLGGLGDEWRPFREEIVAAREALRRARRLVPASEAAEEDLDAIDERLALLSRLRKKYGASEDAILARRAAVAGLLEETDRLRLAVSDLAREAERAREAASSTAQRLHSARVRAAPALGRAVTNELRDLGMSGAALDLVLETEEAGSEEGLPMDGEVLRAFPDGVDRGYLRLRPNPGEGAGPLASVASGGELSRSLLALLAVLGGREEPRTAIFDEVDAGVGGATAAAVARRLEILAATRQVLLVTHLPLIACRAEEHLRVEKTERAGRTHARVSPLDREGRIGELARMLAGEMDSVIARKHAEALLSGPSPAAPLRSTRRSATA; this is encoded by the coding sequence TTGCTCGAACGACTGAGGCTCGAGTCCTTCGTGATCCTGTCGGAGGCGGAGATCGCCTTCGGGAAGGGACTGAACGCCGTCACCGGCGAGACGGGAACGGGCAAGTCGATCCTGATCGACGCGATCGGATTCCTCGCGGGAGGGCGAGGCGACACGGACTGGATCCGGGAGGGCGCCGGCAGTCTCATGGTCGAAGGGCTCTTCAATCTCGAGCGGCTCCCCGCCGCGGCTGCCATGGCGGAGCGCCTCTCCTGCGCTCCGCAGAGCGGCCGGATCCACTTGAGAAGGGAACTGGGCCGGGGCGGGAAGGGAAAGGCGTGGATCCAGGGTCGGAACGCCCGCCTGTCCGATCTGCGGGCTTTGGGGGAGTGCTGCCTCGCGATCCACGCGCAGGGCGAGCACCGGCGCCTCCTCGATCCTGCGGTGCAGCTCGATCTGGCGGACCGGTTCGCGGGCTGCCTGCCCGAGAGAGATGCCTATGCGGCTGCCCGGACGCGGTGGCGGGATCTGGCGGGGGATCTCGACGCGAGCAGGAGACGGCTCGAGGATCTGCTCGACAAGGAGGAATGGCATCGCTTCCAGCTCGAGGAGATCGATCGGGCAGGCGTCTCGCCCGGCGAGGAGGCCGCGCTCAGGGAGCGGCGCATCGCCGCGGCCTCGGGGCGCAGGTCGGCCGAAGCCCGCGACGATCTGGAGGCCGGCCTCTTCGAGCAGGAGGGATCCTGCGCGGATCGCCTCGAGTCGGCCCTTCACGGACTCGGGGGGCTGGGGGACGAGTGGCGGCCGTTTCGTGAGGAGATCGTCGCCGCGCGCGAGGCGCTGCGACGGGCCCGGCGCCTGGTCCCCGCCTCGGAAGCGGCGGAGGAGGATCTTGACGCAATCGACGAGAGGCTCGCGCTCCTGTCGCGCCTCAGGAAGAAGTACGGCGCCTCCGAGGACGCGATCCTCGCGCGGCGAGCGGCCGTCGCGGGCCTTCTGGAGGAGACGGACCGGCTGCGGCTGGCCGTCTCCGACCTGGCCCGGGAGGCGGAGCGGGCGCGAGAAGCCGCCTCCTCCACTGCCCAACGGCTGCACTCGGCGCGCGTCAGGGCCGCTCCCGCCTTGGGCCGCGCCGTGACAAATGAGCTTCGCGATCTCGGAATGTCCGGAGCCGCCCTCGACCTTGTCCTGGAGACGGAGGAAGCCGGTTCCGAGGAGGGTCTTCCCATGGACGGCGAGGTTCTGCGGGCCTTCCCGGACGGCGTCGATCGCGGTTACCTTCGCCTCCGGCCGAACCCGGGGGAGGGGGCGGGCCCGCTCGCCTCGGTGGCGTCCGGGGGGGAGCTGTCGAGGAGCCTGCTGGCGCTGCTCGCCGTCCTGGGCGGCCGCGAGGAGCCCCGGACAGCGATCTTCGATGAGGTCGATGCTGGTGTGGGGGGGGCGACCGCCGCGGCGGTCGCGCGGCGTCTCGAGATCCTCGCCGCGACCCGCCAGGTTCTCCTTGTGACCCATCTGCCCCTGATCGCCTGCAGAGCGGAGGAGCACCTTCGGGTGGAGAAGACCGAGCGTGCGGGAAGAACGCACGCGAGGGTTTCGCCCCTGGACCGAGAGGGGCGGATCGGGGAGCTGGCGCGCATGCTCGCAGGGGAGATGGACTCAGTGATCGCTCGCAAGCACGCTGAGGCCCTGCTGAGCGGCCCGAGTCCCGCCGCGCCCTTGCGATCGACGCGTCGATCTGCTACAGCTTGA
- the waaF gene encoding lipopolysaccharide heptosyltransferase II, translating to MSVRAIMLPNWIGDAVLAAPAVRLLTRADGGARAVLVAHPRVAPLYGRWPCLSLLVSGRGIGGMARVARRLRRGGVEEAILLSPSMRSALVPYVAGIRARVGYASDGRGVLLTRALPVSPREVHLAKQYLALAAGLAGSSDHSRGRARAIDSDEDLDPALPIGDDEIDEAARRLSALGFEGNRTIALCPGATYGETKRWPLKHWVRLGKILQAGGRQIVIVGGGDESRAGQTLALEIGRETRSLAGEMSLRQSLALLRLVAGAVSNDSGAMHLATAAGCPVVGLFGSTNPEWTGPLGRRSAALSLGLPCSPCYGRKCPTEIECLRDLQPEMVARRLALHLASPAAEGGRS from the coding sequence GTGAGCGTCCGGGCCATCATGCTCCCGAACTGGATCGGCGACGCGGTTCTCGCCGCGCCCGCCGTGCGCCTGCTCACGCGAGCGGATGGAGGTGCCCGCGCGGTCCTCGTCGCGCACCCGCGGGTCGCTCCTCTCTATGGTCGCTGGCCGTGCCTGTCGTTGCTGGTCTCGGGCAGGGGGATCGGCGGCATGGCGCGCGTGGCGAGACGATTGCGAAGGGGCGGCGTCGAGGAGGCGATCCTCTTGTCGCCTTCCATGAGATCCGCTCTGGTTCCATACGTTGCCGGGATCCGCGCGAGGGTGGGTTACGCCAGCGACGGGAGAGGCGTTCTCCTCACGCGCGCCCTGCCGGTTTCCCCGAGAGAGGTCCACCTGGCGAAGCAGTACCTGGCGCTCGCCGCAGGGCTGGCGGGCTCCTCCGATCATTCCCGCGGTCGCGCCCGCGCCATCGATAGCGACGAGGATCTGGATCCCGCGCTTCCGATCGGCGACGACGAGATCGACGAGGCCGCGCGGCGCCTCTCCGCGCTGGGGTTCGAGGGGAACCGGACGATCGCCCTCTGTCCCGGGGCGACGTATGGCGAGACGAAGCGCTGGCCTCTGAAGCACTGGGTTCGGCTCGGCAAAATCCTTCAGGCCGGGGGCCGGCAGATCGTCATCGTGGGCGGGGGGGACGAGAGCCGGGCGGGACAGACGCTTGCCCTGGAGATCGGGCGCGAGACGCGATCCCTCGCCGGCGAGATGAGCCTGAGGCAGAGCCTCGCGCTTCTGCGCCTCGTCGCGGGCGCCGTCAGCAACGACTCCGGCGCGATGCACCTCGCGACGGCCGCCGGCTGTCCGGTCGTCGGGCTCTTCGGATCCACGAATCCCGAATGGACCGGCCCGCTGGGGAGGCGCTCGGCCGCCCTCTCCCTCGGTCTTCCCTGTTCCCCCTGCTACGGCAGGAAGTGTCCGACCGAGATCGAATGCCTGCGCGATCTGCAGCCCGAGATGGTCGCGAGACGGTTGGCTCTGCATCTCGCTTCCCCGGCTGCGGAGGGAGGGCGGTCCTGA
- a CDS encoding polyprenyl synthetase family protein — MKKRTRATRDSRSDACATRGPGGAWGRWLEGELPRIEVALRDILRLRRDVPLSLQRAMRYAVFPGGKRLRPALAVLGHRTCGGRSARIYRVAASLELVHTFTLIHDDLPCIDNDDYRRGRPSCHRAFGEALAVLAGDALLNRAYEVLSEERDVARRAAAIRSLARAVGGTGVLGGQVDDIAAEGRRVTEETLRGIHRRKTASLISASLRIGAEFAGATRESLRVLDRFGDELGLLFQIVDDILNVEGSEKDLGRPAGSDARLKKATYPRIVGALAARSQARRRARAASRTAATFGRMAPVFEDLVHAVASRVDGVWPEDET; from the coding sequence ATGAAGAAGAGGACTCGGGCGACTCGGGACTCCCGTTCTGACGCCTGCGCGACGCGAGGGCCGGGCGGCGCGTGGGGTCGGTGGCTCGAGGGGGAGCTCCCTCGGATCGAGGTCGCCCTGCGCGACATCCTGCGCCTCCGCCGCGATGTGCCCCTTTCTCTGCAGCGCGCGATGCGCTACGCGGTCTTCCCGGGAGGAAAGAGGCTCAGGCCCGCCCTTGCGGTGCTGGGGCATCGGACCTGCGGCGGGCGTTCCGCGCGGATCTATCGCGTGGCCGCGAGCCTCGAGCTGGTCCATACTTTCACGCTGATCCACGATGACCTCCCCTGCATCGACAATGACGACTACAGAAGAGGGAGGCCGAGCTGCCACCGCGCCTTCGGCGAGGCCCTGGCGGTTCTGGCGGGAGACGCTCTCTTGAATCGCGCCTACGAGGTCCTGAGCGAGGAACGGGATGTCGCCCGCCGGGCGGCGGCGATACGATCCCTCGCGCGCGCGGTCGGAGGGACGGGCGTGCTGGGCGGGCAGGTCGACGACATCGCCGCGGAAGGTCGAAGGGTCACGGAGGAGACGCTGCGCGGGATCCACAGGAGGAAGACGGCGAGCCTGATCAGCGCCTCCCTCAGGATCGGCGCGGAGTTCGCAGGGGCGACGCGAGAGAGCCTCCGCGTGCTGGATCGTTTCGGAGATGAGCTGGGTCTCCTCTTCCAGATCGTCGACGACATCCTGAACGTGGAGGGGAGCGAGAAGGATCTGGGCCGTCCGGCGGGCAGCGATGCGAGGCTCAAGAAGGCGACCTACCCGCGGATCGTCGGAGCGCTCGCGGCTCGCAGCCAGGCGCGAAGGCGCGCGCGGGCCGCCTCAAGAACGGCCGCGACCTTTGGACGGATGGCCCCGGTGTTCGAGGATCTGGTGCACGCCGTCGCCTCCAGGGTGGACGGCGTATGGCCGGAGGATGAGACGTGA